One genomic segment of Paraburkholderia aromaticivorans includes these proteins:
- a CDS encoding isoprenylcysteine carboxylmethyltransferase family protein encodes MNSTFDAVARVQDSRPRSATPFSIGLLGIAAGLLTLWALRDSRALDGAARSTAACLAIIATIATYELFVARVYLRPSAGLASRAVRSLSIARVALRLAALASVYAGIGVLYWLLPEYHGAFYNPFWSLIGTLAPYVLVAAPFYFAWMDRHQREVDDAYLLWAHLLFRGERPTNWRPVREMLAGWMVKAFFLPLMIVYLSTNADHLDASLTTALNAPFSLATFRFMYDLSFAMDLMFGTVGYLCTLRILDSHVRSAEPTTLGWLAALICYQPFWSLISNQYIHYEGSVFWDGWLITVPVVRVVWGAVIIALLLCYALATISFGLRFSNLTNRGIITSGPYRFTKHPAYISKNLSYWMVTVPFVEPLGWKVAVTHCAALVAVNLLYFLRARTEERHLMNDPEYREYAAWIARNGVFAKLLRVFE; translated from the coding sequence ATGAACTCCACTTTCGATGCGGTCGCGCGCGTGCAAGACTCGCGGCCGCGCTCAGCGACGCCCTTTTCGATCGGCCTGCTTGGGATTGCCGCCGGACTGCTGACGCTCTGGGCGCTGCGCGACAGTCGCGCGCTGGACGGCGCGGCGCGCAGTACTGCCGCCTGTCTCGCGATCATCGCGACCATCGCCACCTACGAGCTATTTGTCGCGCGTGTCTATTTGCGGCCGAGCGCCGGCCTGGCAAGCCGCGCGGTGCGGTCGCTCAGCATTGCACGCGTTGCGTTGCGCCTCGCGGCATTGGCCTCGGTATATGCCGGTATCGGCGTGCTTTACTGGCTGTTGCCCGAGTATCACGGTGCGTTCTATAACCCGTTCTGGTCGCTGATCGGAACGCTCGCGCCGTATGTGCTCGTTGCGGCGCCGTTTTATTTTGCGTGGATGGACAGACATCAGCGCGAAGTCGACGACGCGTATCTGTTATGGGCTCACCTCCTGTTTCGCGGCGAGCGGCCGACGAACTGGCGTCCTGTGCGCGAGATGCTGGCCGGGTGGATGGTGAAGGCGTTCTTTCTGCCGTTGATGATCGTCTACCTGTCGACCAATGCGGATCACCTCGACGCGTCGTTGACGACCGCGCTGAACGCGCCGTTTTCGCTCGCGACATTCCGCTTCATGTATGACCTGTCGTTTGCGATGGACCTGATGTTCGGCACGGTGGGCTACCTGTGCACGTTGCGCATTCTCGACAGCCACGTGCGCAGCGCCGAGCCGACCACCTTGGGTTGGCTGGCAGCATTGATCTGTTATCAGCCGTTCTGGTCCTTGATCTCGAACCAGTACATTCATTACGAAGGCTCGGTGTTCTGGGACGGCTGGCTGATTACCGTGCCGGTTGTGCGTGTGGTCTGGGGCGCGGTCATCATTGCTTTGCTGCTGTGCTATGCGCTCGCTACGATTTCGTTTGGGTTGCGGTTTTCGAATCTGACTAATCGTGGAATTATTACGTCCGGGCCGTATCGGTTCACCAAACATCCGGCTTACATTTCGAAGAATCTGTCTTACTGGATGGTGACAGTGCCGTTTGTCGAGCCGCTGGGCTGGAAGGTTGCGGTGACACATTGTGCGGCGCTGGTTGCGGTAAATCTGCTGTATTTTCTTCGGGCCAGGACTGAAGAAAGACATTTGATGAATGATCCGGAGTACAGGGAATACGCCGCTTGGATTGCGAGGAACGGGGTGTTTGCCAAGCTCTTGCGTGTGTTTGAGTGA
- a CDS encoding right-handed parallel beta-helix repeat-containing protein, producing the protein MSSVSELGTALFVTFRFTPHAGVTCDCTEDYACGDSRRGGQTASDLNFNEPRLNNQPRISLSRRDALKFAAFGLLSVSCAKVRAESTAAAEVAAQTFGVKADGRANDTAMLQRAIDNCVGKVLVISGKPRIDVQGLTLRSGTRIRFDGGAAIKLLPHNTYTYQMVRIWDIHDVEIVGLVLDGSKELNSAANDRRKNGYGMGVSICGSSNVVLTNPVTNNCWGDGIYIANSYTDRDAVCSNVVVKSHYASGCRRQGISLISGRNVRILNPLWENIRGTLPSAGLDIEPNSNRDVLENIVVSDPVTRNCRCGIELWLARIPGAVAKKIDIQINGHQDDGSDNAYIVSALKSKGHVVEGRIVSRHAHWVNTKGVAYLREGIEAPNVVVQIEP; encoded by the coding sequence GTGAGCTCGGTCAGCGAGCTCGGCACCGCATTGTTCGTCACTTTCCGCTTCACGCCGCATGCCGGGGTTACTTGCGACTGTACGGAAGATTACGCGTGCGGTGATTCCCGGCGTGGCGGGCAGACGGCATCGGATCTTAACTTCAATGAGCCAAGATTGAACAATCAGCCTCGAATATCTCTCAGCCGGCGTGATGCACTGAAGTTCGCAGCTTTCGGGCTTCTCTCCGTTTCATGCGCAAAGGTCCGCGCTGAGAGCACGGCCGCCGCGGAGGTGGCGGCGCAAACATTCGGTGTGAAGGCAGATGGCCGCGCTAACGATACGGCAATGTTGCAGCGTGCCATCGACAATTGTGTGGGAAAAGTGCTGGTGATCTCCGGAAAACCTAGAATAGATGTGCAGGGCCTGACGTTGAGATCGGGCACTAGGATCAGATTTGATGGAGGCGCAGCCATTAAATTGCTTCCTCACAATACATACACGTACCAAATGGTCCGTATCTGGGATATCCATGATGTCGAGATTGTGGGTCTGGTGCTTGACGGAAGCAAGGAGCTGAACTCTGCCGCGAACGATCGTCGAAAGAATGGATATGGGATGGGAGTTTCCATTTGCGGGTCATCGAACGTGGTGTTGACCAATCCAGTCACGAACAACTGCTGGGGAGATGGAATCTATATCGCTAACAGCTACACGGACCGGGACGCTGTTTGCTCAAATGTGGTGGTTAAATCCCACTACGCAAGCGGATGCAGAAGACAAGGTATTTCGCTTATTAGTGGTCGCAACGTTCGCATCCTGAATCCGCTGTGGGAAAACATCCGCGGCACGTTGCCATCGGCGGGTTTGGACATTGAGCCTAACAGCAATCGAGATGTGCTTGAGAATATCGTGGTGTCAGATCCGGTGACGCGTAACTGCCGTTGCGGAATCGAGCTATGGCTGGCCAGGATACCGGGGGCGGTTGCGAAGAAAATCGATATTCAAATTAATGGGCATCAGGATGACGGCAGCGACAATGCCTATATTGTGTCGGCCCTGAAAAGTAAGGGGCATGTGGTTGAAGGAAGGATCGTCAGTCGACATGCTCACTGGGTTAACACAAAGGGTGTAGCCTATCTTCGCGAAGGGATAGAGGCGCCTAACGTCGTGGTTCAGATTGAGCCTTAG
- a CDS encoding glycosyltransferase, which produces MKIVHIISGLGVGGAEVCLCRFVEQSQKDSVQNVVISLSGEGDVAPRLRRSGCEVLALNMGKSWRTLYVLLELVRLVRRIGPDVVQTWMYHADLAGGLMVFISRLVDWFDLRRPRSTPTLVWGVHHTAFPRFREGFVLGAVARLCARLSSAIPDAIICCADAARVSHIKHGYCSKKIYLVRNGFDTELFRPCKSARDDLRMKLGLPADCRIVGIAGRYHAIKDIGNFIDAVAIVGAREPDIQFVMMGHGFSKGNGHLEDRIAVKGLESRVHLMGPTSNIQESLAGLDVFCLSSRSEGLPTVIGEAMSCGVPCVATDVGDTASLIGETGVVVPPKDSIRLADGILSIVNLSSEERRELGQRARHRIVRHFPLHAACRGYLRLYGRLRVR; this is translated from the coding sequence ATGAAGATCGTTCATATCATCTCGGGCTTGGGGGTCGGCGGCGCCGAAGTATGTCTGTGCCGGTTTGTCGAGCAGTCGCAGAAAGACAGCGTACAGAACGTGGTCATATCGCTGTCCGGAGAGGGGGACGTTGCGCCGCGGTTAAGGCGTTCAGGTTGCGAGGTGCTCGCGCTCAACATGGGTAAGTCATGGCGGACGCTCTATGTGCTACTTGAGTTGGTTCGCCTTGTCAGGCGTATAGGTCCCGACGTAGTACAGACATGGATGTACCACGCAGACCTGGCCGGTGGACTGATGGTATTCATCAGCCGTCTGGTCGACTGGTTCGACCTCCGGAGGCCTCGATCAACGCCGACCTTGGTTTGGGGAGTTCACCACACGGCGTTTCCCAGATTTCGTGAAGGGTTCGTTTTGGGGGCGGTAGCCCGCCTCTGTGCTCGCCTTTCCTCTGCAATTCCGGACGCAATTATATGCTGCGCTGATGCGGCTCGCGTGTCTCACATAAAACATGGTTACTGCTCGAAGAAGATTTATCTAGTCCGCAATGGTTTCGATACGGAGCTGTTCAGGCCATGTAAAAGCGCGAGGGACGATCTGAGGATGAAACTGGGATTACCGGCCGACTGTCGAATCGTCGGTATTGCGGGGCGCTACCACGCAATCAAGGACATTGGGAACTTCATCGACGCAGTCGCCATCGTTGGGGCGAGAGAACCTGATATTCAGTTTGTGATGATGGGCCATGGATTCAGCAAGGGTAACGGCCATTTGGAAGATCGGATTGCGGTTAAGGGACTTGAATCCAGAGTGCACCTGATGGGGCCGACAAGTAACATTCAGGAAAGCCTGGCAGGTCTTGATGTCTTCTGTCTCTCATCCCGCAGCGAAGGGTTGCCGACGGTAATTGGCGAGGCGATGTCCTGCGGTGTCCCATGTGTCGCTACAGATGTCGGCGACACCGCATCGTTGATCGGAGAAACGGGCGTTGTCGTCCCACCTAAGGACAGCATAAGGCTCGCCGATGGAATACTGTCGATTGTGAACTTGTCGAGTGAGGAGAGGCGTGAGCTCGGTCAGCGAGCTCGGCACCGCATTGTTCGTCACTTTCCGCTTCACGCCGCATGCCGGGGTTACTTGCGACTGTACGGAAGATTACGCGTGCGGTGA
- a CDS encoding MraY family glycosyltransferase → MITLSRLQKRIALKRKIAMIFLMLPLGLSFVFVLLILRYDRWHSRFSHDHDICGVQKFHQRAVPRVGGVAIILAAISCVAVTAILDAPASHRLGLFMLCSLPAALSGFAEDLTKRVSPRARLTCALVSGLLASRFLHATVSVVHVPIIDLILSVGPAALVFSSFAVAGVTHAVNIIDGFNGLASGVSLLVLSSIALVAYLAGDQFVFFAALMIAGSILGFFVWNFPRGAIFLGDGGAYFIGYSIAVLALVLVSENPTVSPWYGALALIYPVFETLFTIYRRKFVQGKPVGQPDGLHLHTLVHRRITCSSQPRFGLTSNSMTSPYLWVLCLMPLLPASIFWNQDVSLVVSLGLFILLYVYLYACLVNFRAPLLFKASRSARPRLRRRGV, encoded by the coding sequence GTGATCACGCTGTCGCGGCTACAAAAACGTATTGCTTTAAAAAGAAAAATCGCGATGATTTTCCTTATGCTTCCTTTGGGGCTGTCTTTCGTGTTCGTACTATTGATCTTGCGGTACGACCGATGGCACTCAAGGTTCTCGCACGATCACGATATCTGCGGCGTACAGAAATTCCATCAGAGGGCGGTTCCGCGGGTTGGAGGCGTCGCGATTATTCTGGCTGCGATTTCCTGTGTGGCTGTTACCGCGATCCTGGATGCGCCCGCGTCTCACAGGCTTGGACTGTTTATGCTTTGTTCACTACCGGCGGCCTTGTCCGGGTTTGCAGAGGATCTGACGAAGCGGGTTTCGCCCCGTGCGCGTTTGACCTGCGCTCTGGTAAGTGGCTTGCTGGCCAGTCGGTTCTTGCATGCGACCGTGTCTGTCGTGCATGTCCCTATCATTGATCTAATCCTATCGGTCGGACCTGCCGCGCTTGTGTTTTCGTCGTTTGCCGTTGCGGGCGTCACACACGCCGTGAATATCATAGATGGCTTCAACGGCCTGGCGTCCGGTGTGTCCCTGCTCGTGCTGTCGTCCATTGCGCTGGTTGCGTATCTCGCCGGCGACCAATTTGTTTTCTTCGCCGCGTTGATGATCGCTGGGTCGATTCTGGGATTCTTCGTCTGGAACTTTCCTCGGGGAGCGATATTTCTCGGCGATGGTGGAGCCTATTTTATTGGTTACTCGATTGCCGTTTTGGCGCTCGTGCTTGTGTCAGAGAATCCGACCGTTTCACCTTGGTACGGCGCGCTCGCATTAATCTATCCCGTGTTCGAAACGCTGTTCACGATCTACCGGCGTAAGTTTGTGCAGGGGAAGCCGGTGGGACAACCCGACGGATTGCATCTGCATACGCTTGTACATAGGCGTATTACTTGTTCATCTCAGCCGCGATTCGGCCTCACTTCGAATTCGATGACGTCACCGTACCTGTGGGTACTCTGTCTCATGCCATTGTTGCCGGCGTCGATCTTCTGGAACCAGGATGTATCGCTAGTTGTGTCACTTGGGCTCTTCATCTTGCTATATGTCTATCTCTATGCGTGCCTCGTCAACTTCCGGGCACCATTGCTCTTTAAGGCGTCAAGGTCTGCAAGGCCGCGTTTGCGCCGGCGCGGCGTCTGA
- a CDS encoding polysaccharide biosynthesis/export family protein encodes MANHILCYTKLLFVSLTVCLLNACAFAPGMKYEANVPSENGRPTITPTVVEITPSLVTQIQAESAASSADTYEQLIGKPVPYRVGPGDVLSIIVWDHPELVIPNLTYVSGDVQNSTGLQGLTPRAGLTSPTAPGFTVSEDGYIQFPYVGHFKVAGESLIEIQSRLASALNEYVHRPQITVGMAAYRSKRIFVEGQVAQPGAQPLTSIPMSILEAIAGASGITPGVGDESKVQLVRAGRVYNLNLPELISQGVDLAHLYLADHDIVRVQPQAYNQVFVAGEVMKQTAVPLHDGRLTLNEAIAAANGINQNLANASAIYVIRATADPVRPEVFHLDGSSPVSLSLAEHFNLRPKDLVYVDSPGLVRWSRVITLLVPSTQGLYFGRAAGAGL; translated from the coding sequence ATGGCCAACCACATCCTCTGTTATACAAAGCTTCTATTTGTCAGTCTAACGGTCTGCCTTCTCAACGCCTGCGCCTTCGCTCCAGGCATGAAGTACGAGGCGAATGTGCCGTCCGAAAACGGCCGTCCCACCATCACGCCCACTGTGGTCGAGATCACACCGAGCCTCGTCACACAGATACAGGCCGAATCAGCAGCATCTAGCGCTGACACATACGAACAGTTGATCGGCAAGCCCGTACCGTACAGAGTGGGCCCCGGTGATGTCCTGTCGATTATCGTCTGGGACCATCCGGAGCTTGTGATCCCGAATCTGACTTACGTTTCCGGCGACGTCCAGAACAGCACTGGTTTGCAAGGGCTCACACCACGAGCCGGGCTCACTTCGCCGACAGCGCCCGGATTCACCGTGAGCGAAGACGGATACATCCAATTTCCGTATGTAGGCCACTTCAAGGTCGCCGGCGAATCGCTTATCGAAATTCAGTCGCGGCTGGCAAGCGCCCTTAACGAATACGTACACCGCCCGCAGATTACGGTCGGCATGGCGGCCTACCGAAGCAAGCGAATTTTCGTCGAAGGTCAGGTGGCGCAGCCGGGTGCACAGCCATTGACGAGCATTCCGATGTCGATCCTCGAAGCCATTGCAGGTGCGAGTGGGATTACTCCCGGAGTCGGCGACGAAAGTAAGGTGCAGTTGGTACGTGCAGGGCGGGTCTATAACCTGAATCTCCCTGAACTGATCTCGCAGGGCGTGGACCTCGCTCATCTATATCTTGCCGACCACGACATCGTGAGAGTTCAGCCGCAGGCCTACAACCAGGTATTTGTCGCGGGTGAAGTCATGAAGCAAACAGCGGTCCCATTACACGATGGTCGTCTAACCCTGAATGAAGCAATTGCCGCGGCCAACGGCATCAATCAGAACCTTGCAAACGCCTCCGCCATATACGTCATTCGGGCGACTGCCGACCCCGTCCGGCCTGAAGTATTTCATCTTGATGGTTCCTCGCCTGTCAGTCTGAGTCTCGCCGAACATTTCAATCTTCGACCGAAAGACCTTGTGTATGTCGATTCACCGGGACTGGTTCGATGGAGCCGCGTCATCACACTTCTCGTGCCCAGCACGCAGGGTTTGTATTTCGGACGAGCAGCGGGAGCCGGGCTTTGA
- a CDS encoding low molecular weight protein-tyrosine-phosphatase: protein MIKKISVLCIGNICRSPMAEALLKAGVPHITLRSAGLHAVVGAKADSTAYQLMQERGLDLACHRGQQFSYEAHRDSDLILVMDEAQKALLEKNHTPLRGRVFRLGHFSNTDIFDPYKMGYSSFVECLALIEAGVTDWKNRLQQLT, encoded by the coding sequence TTGATCAAGAAGATCTCCGTGCTGTGCATTGGAAACATATGCCGAAGTCCCATGGCCGAGGCATTGCTGAAGGCGGGTGTTCCTCACATCACGCTACGCTCCGCCGGCCTGCATGCCGTCGTAGGTGCAAAAGCGGATTCGACGGCATACCAGCTTATGCAGGAGCGCGGACTGGACCTGGCGTGTCATCGAGGTCAACAGTTCTCATACGAGGCCCATCGCGACTCCGACCTGATTCTTGTCATGGACGAGGCTCAGAAGGCACTACTCGAGAAGAACCACACGCCGCTCCGCGGTCGAGTTTTCAGACTCGGACATTTCTCGAACACCGACATATTCGATCCGTACAAGATGGGCTATTCAAGTTTTGTCGAATGTCTGGCGCTGATCGAGGCTGGCGTGACAGATTGGAAAAATAGACTGCAACAGCTGACTTAG
- a CDS encoding polysaccharide biosynthesis tyrosine autokinase: MKEEDDDINFASLLDTIISHKGMIASITSIVVLFGALYAFMGTPVYEANILVQIEDNADAAGAAKNLLGDISSMFEVKSSADAEIQLLGSRLVISRTVDQQKLYITAEPARFMLIGEWIARHIPFDGSSTPLLRYFAWGQEKVKVVALEVPPGLMESSLTLTVIDGSTYRLAESGWSKGWIGHVGKTETFSSSGGPIVINVASISSESGVRFHVIRHSRQNTIELLQKGLKIAEQGKDSGVLSATLLDKDPFRLQAILNEIGYQYVQQNVERKSAQAAKSLTFLNSQLPEMKKRLDEAEQRQTTYRNAHGIISLGEEAKVVLAQSADAEGRIAMLEAQQRELLMRFGPSHPSVQTIAEQLSLARQKRGELTSREKAMPNQEQELIRLTRDVTVANDLYVATLSNIQQLELLKSGKIGNVRVVDTAFNPEIPVKPNKALVLLLSATLGLATAVFAAMAIELLYGGVTDVDALEKNTGLSVYSIVPFSEVQDLLFKKIKLKVREILLLTKVAAEDPAVESLRSFRTSLEFAMLEASNRIVQITAPSPGMGKSFLSANLASVLAAAGKRILLVDCDLRRGHLNQYFGLTRDAGLSELIAGSADMELATKREVEPGLDFVSTGTRPINPSELLASSKFKQILNEWSQKYDVVLLDSPPVLPVADAEVIASSAATVFLVARFGKTKTGELIESEKRLRQVGARVRGLIFNGVIQRSGVYAYGSKYGAYRYTAYRYEVETDH; the protein is encoded by the coding sequence TTGAAAGAGGAAGACGACGATATCAATTTCGCGTCTCTACTTGACACGATCATCTCGCACAAGGGAATGATCGCTTCCATTACCTCAATCGTTGTCCTGTTCGGCGCACTCTATGCATTTATGGGAACGCCTGTCTATGAGGCCAACATTCTCGTGCAGATCGAAGACAACGCGGACGCAGCAGGCGCCGCAAAAAATCTTCTTGGCGACATCTCCTCAATGTTCGAGGTCAAATCCTCCGCAGATGCAGAAATCCAATTGCTTGGATCGCGGCTTGTCATTTCCCGAACGGTGGACCAGCAAAAGCTCTACATCACAGCCGAGCCCGCGCGGTTTATGCTCATAGGCGAATGGATCGCGCGCCATATTCCCTTCGATGGTTCATCCACGCCGCTTCTGCGGTACTTCGCCTGGGGGCAGGAGAAGGTCAAGGTGGTCGCCCTCGAAGTGCCACCGGGTCTGATGGAGTCGTCGCTAACGCTCACTGTTATCGACGGGAGTACGTATCGCCTGGCCGAAAGTGGCTGGTCTAAAGGATGGATCGGTCACGTGGGAAAGACGGAAACGTTTTCCTCAAGCGGAGGCCCAATTGTCATCAATGTAGCCAGCATCTCGTCAGAGAGCGGCGTGCGGTTCCACGTGATCCGGCATTCTCGTCAGAATACGATCGAGCTTCTCCAGAAAGGACTCAAAATCGCTGAGCAGGGCAAGGATTCAGGTGTACTCAGCGCCACCTTGCTGGACAAAGATCCTTTTCGTCTCCAGGCTATTCTCAACGAGATTGGCTATCAGTACGTCCAACAGAATGTCGAGCGCAAGTCGGCGCAGGCGGCAAAATCGCTCACGTTCCTGAATTCGCAACTTCCAGAAATGAAGAAGCGGTTAGATGAAGCCGAGCAACGTCAGACGACCTACCGCAACGCGCACGGAATTATCAGCCTCGGCGAAGAAGCCAAAGTCGTCTTGGCGCAATCGGCGGACGCCGAGGGGCGAATCGCGATGCTGGAGGCACAACAACGGGAACTATTGATGCGCTTCGGGCCATCGCACCCTTCCGTTCAAACCATTGCGGAGCAACTTTCACTTGCTCGTCAAAAGCGTGGGGAGTTGACCTCCAGAGAAAAAGCAATGCCCAATCAGGAGCAGGAGCTCATCCGCTTGACGCGCGACGTTACGGTTGCAAACGACCTCTACGTGGCGACGCTCAGCAACATCCAGCAACTGGAACTTCTCAAGTCGGGGAAGATTGGCAACGTTCGGGTAGTCGATACGGCATTCAACCCGGAAATTCCAGTTAAGCCCAACAAAGCTCTTGTACTGCTCCTGTCCGCAACGCTCGGGCTGGCAACGGCAGTATTCGCGGCTATGGCAATAGAATTGCTGTACGGCGGCGTAACCGATGTCGACGCATTGGAAAAGAACACCGGCCTCAGCGTCTACTCGATCGTTCCCTTTAGCGAAGTACAGGATCTCTTGTTCAAGAAGATCAAGCTCAAGGTTCGCGAGATTCTTTTGTTGACCAAGGTCGCCGCTGAAGATCCGGCCGTCGAGAGCCTACGTAGCTTTAGGACCTCACTCGAATTTGCAATGCTCGAAGCTTCGAACAGGATCGTTCAAATCACTGCTCCTTCGCCCGGCATGGGCAAATCCTTTCTTAGCGCGAATCTCGCTTCGGTGCTCGCAGCCGCAGGCAAACGTATCCTGCTGGTCGATTGCGATTTGCGCAGAGGTCATTTGAATCAATATTTCGGATTGACACGCGACGCCGGCCTTTCCGAACTGATAGCGGGTAGCGCCGATATGGAACTGGCTACAAAGAGAGAGGTCGAGCCGGGACTCGACTTCGTTTCGACCGGTACACGGCCGATCAACCCATCGGAGCTTCTTGCCAGCAGCAAATTCAAGCAGATTCTGAATGAATGGTCGCAGAAATACGATGTTGTGTTGCTCGACTCTCCACCAGTGCTGCCGGTCGCCGATGCCGAAGTGATCGCATCTTCCGCTGCCACTGTATTTCTGGTAGCTCGTTTCGGCAAAACCAAGACCGGCGAGCTGATCGAATCCGAAAAGCGGCTTCGGCAGGTTGGAGCACGCGTTCGGGGCCTCATATTCAACGGGGTGATCCAGCGTTCCGGGGTTTACGCATACGGCTCGAAGTACGGCGCCTATCGCTACACGGCGTACCGATACGAAGTCGAAACAGATCACTAG
- the tviB gene encoding Vi polysaccharide biosynthesis UDP-N-acetylglucosamine C-6 dehydrogenase TviB has translation MRLKEVKLAVIGLGYVGLPLAVEFGKKRTVVGFDISKARLADLNDGVDRTLEVERDDLAQATGLSFTASVDDLRKCNVYIATVPTPIDAHNQPDLSAILGATRTIGSVLKRGDIVIYESTVYPGATEERCVPLLEEISGLTFNIDFFVGYSPERINPGDKVHRLTTVVKVTSGSTPDAAALIDSLYSEIVAVGTHRAASIRVAEAAKVIENTQRDLNIALMNELAIIFNRLDIDTEAVLNAAGTKWNFLPFRPGLVGGHCISVDPYYLTHKAQAVGYHPEIILAGRRLNDNMGAYVTSQLVKALTRKRIHVRGARILILGLTFKENCPDLRNTRVVDIVSELKEYGALVDIHDPWASSHEAMDEYGLSLTREPQKGVYDAVIVAVAHAAFTDLGPKGVRRYGKDDHVVFDLKSIFPREDSDLRL, from the coding sequence ATTCGTTTAAAAGAAGTCAAATTGGCTGTAATTGGCCTGGGGTATGTCGGTCTGCCACTCGCAGTCGAGTTCGGAAAAAAGCGCACGGTGGTGGGCTTCGACATCAGCAAGGCGCGCCTTGCCGATCTTAATGATGGCGTCGACAGGACGCTCGAAGTGGAGCGTGACGACCTTGCGCAGGCAACCGGCCTGTCCTTCACCGCGAGCGTCGATGATCTGCGTAAATGCAATGTTTACATCGCCACGGTTCCCACGCCAATCGATGCGCATAACCAGCCGGACCTATCGGCGATTCTGGGTGCCACCCGTACGATCGGCTCGGTGTTGAAGCGCGGTGATATCGTCATTTATGAATCGACCGTATATCCGGGAGCGACCGAAGAACGATGCGTTCCGTTACTCGAAGAGATATCCGGCCTGACATTCAATATCGATTTCTTTGTTGGATATAGCCCCGAGAGAATCAACCCGGGGGACAAGGTCCACCGCCTGACAACGGTGGTGAAAGTGACCTCTGGATCGACTCCGGATGCGGCTGCTTTGATCGACAGTCTCTACTCCGAGATTGTTGCCGTAGGTACTCACCGCGCCGCGAGTATCCGCGTAGCGGAAGCAGCAAAGGTCATAGAGAACACCCAGAGAGATCTGAACATCGCCCTCATGAACGAGCTGGCGATCATCTTTAATAGGCTCGACATCGACACAGAAGCCGTCCTTAACGCCGCAGGCACAAAGTGGAATTTTCTCCCCTTCAGACCGGGGCTTGTCGGGGGACACTGCATTAGCGTTGATCCCTACTATTTGACGCATAAAGCACAGGCGGTTGGGTATCATCCGGAGATCATCCTTGCCGGACGAAGACTGAACGACAACATGGGCGCCTACGTGACATCGCAACTTGTCAAGGCGCTTACCCGAAAGCGAATTCACGTGCGTGGTGCGAGAATCTTGATTCTGGGCCTTACATTCAAGGAGAACTGCCCGGATCTACGCAACACACGTGTTGTGGATATCGTGTCTGAGCTGAAAGAGTACGGCGCTCTCGTGGATATCCACGACCCGTGGGCATCATCCCACGAGGCAATGGACGAATATGGATTGTCGTTGACCAGAGAACCCCAGAAAGGCGTGTATGACGCAGTGATTGTCGCGGTGGCCCACGCTGCTTTCACCGACCTTGGTCCCAAAGGAGTAAGACGCTATGGAAAGGATGACCACGTCGTTTTCGACCTGAAATCGATCTTCCCACGGGAAGACTCAGATCTCCGTCTATAA